Proteins from a genomic interval of Salinarchaeum sp. Harcht-Bsk1:
- a CDS encoding DUF1508 domain-containing protein codes for MAASDIQDGKLVELYHRYVGEPDSKRDVYGYWLFLMGTLAGILGFLIYEVGVVMSGQNWALRRIAIVLAASGGVFGLLGIVTLLPVRRRAMQASLVGAAVALLSMPVFWTVYPGSWNVNQGTDYAPIIIAVYSLGVGVVAGVAVLVPVITGEKGLLVEPELGIDSDASPVLLGEEKEDAFFAVFEHPSNDWAWRIIQRDALGESAELAPSDTDARLAIDDVRETIGDAGMLEITTAAFRLYKTDEGGWRWSLVRDDGSVLARSDEPAATRDEAESTVTFLKEAIPGANVIEIRSAAFDVSEDERGDWHWRLLDDRRQPLATDPGGYDDEAAAEVATDQFVEGIDGSRILAFEVGVELVPGDGGWHWRIVDRDDRALVTSEAAYETRRSAEQAASDAAERVGDATIIQRGQPGYELYAVGDGHRWRLRDDADDLIATSHETVDAAGTIQQRAERTRSVVGDAETVEVEGADYEVYPESNPGVAAGGDDAAEAAGDGGRTWNWRLVSADRRLLADSTESFADSEAAESAASRVREQALAADLIEFEQAAFQQYESGGEWRWRLIDEDGQVMADSGEEYGSREEVMDGMTTLKENAPDAEVLEIDTAAFEIYKTDAGEYAWRLIDEAGKLIAEGAETHPSRASARDAVDFLTENLEDARVRGMETAIFQLSTDVEADVWDWWLVDTDGTILAEGTERYPTRDDAVAAIADVREAGDGAEVDQIGALTLQLRNGGGWHWRLIDRDREAVATGDRTYEDRGSALTDAHAVIDGAADAPVFELGDGVIWVDETDDGWGWRLLDANREPVAVSAERYESQHAAVEAVEDVQSRAPDAGTLEFDTLAFELHRDETDGWAWRLLDERERVRAVSAANYEVRDDVTTAIDESKDVVGQASILEIDEAAFEFHERGGGWIWRLVDENGRSLAESVEPHPSRQAAREEMLSVKEHGPEGETVVTW; via the coding sequence ATGGCAGCATCTGACATTCAGGACGGGAAACTCGTCGAACTCTATCACCGCTACGTCGGCGAACCGGACTCCAAACGCGACGTGTACGGCTACTGGCTGTTCCTCATGGGCACGCTCGCGGGGATCCTCGGCTTTCTCATCTACGAGGTCGGCGTCGTCATGTCGGGACAGAACTGGGCGCTCCGGCGAATCGCGATCGTACTCGCCGCCTCCGGCGGCGTGTTCGGCTTGCTCGGGATCGTCACACTCCTCCCGGTCAGGCGACGCGCGATGCAGGCGAGTCTGGTCGGCGCGGCGGTCGCGCTGCTCTCGATGCCGGTGTTCTGGACCGTCTACCCCGGGAGCTGGAACGTCAACCAGGGAACGGACTACGCGCCGATCATCATCGCGGTCTACAGCCTCGGCGTCGGCGTCGTCGCGGGCGTCGCAGTGCTCGTCCCCGTCATCACCGGGGAGAAAGGACTGCTCGTCGAACCCGAACTCGGGATCGACTCCGACGCCTCGCCGGTCCTGCTGGGCGAGGAGAAAGAGGACGCCTTCTTCGCCGTGTTCGAACACCCCAGCAACGACTGGGCCTGGCGGATCATCCAACGCGACGCCCTCGGTGAATCAGCGGAACTCGCGCCGTCGGACACCGACGCACGGCTGGCGATCGACGACGTTCGGGAGACGATCGGCGACGCGGGGATGCTCGAGATCACGACCGCCGCCTTCCGGCTCTACAAGACCGACGAGGGTGGCTGGCGGTGGTCGCTCGTGCGCGACGACGGCAGCGTCCTCGCTCGCAGCGACGAACCCGCCGCGACGCGGGACGAGGCAGAATCCACAGTTACCTTCCTCAAGGAGGCCATCCCGGGAGCGAACGTCATCGAGATTCGCTCGGCCGCGTTCGACGTCTCCGAGGACGAGCGCGGCGACTGGCACTGGCGGCTGCTCGACGACCGCCGGCAGCCCCTCGCGACCGATCCGGGCGGCTACGACGACGAGGCGGCCGCCGAGGTCGCGACCGACCAGTTCGTCGAGGGCATCGACGGCAGCCGCATCCTCGCGTTCGAGGTCGGCGTCGAACTGGTGCCGGGCGACGGCGGCTGGCACTGGCGCATCGTCGATCGCGACGACCGGGCGCTCGTCACCAGCGAGGCCGCCTACGAGACCCGCCGGAGCGCGGAACAGGCCGCGAGCGACGCCGCGGAGCGCGTCGGCGACGCGACGATCATCCAGCGTGGCCAGCCGGGGTACGAACTGTACGCCGTCGGCGACGGCCACCGCTGGCGGCTCCGCGACGACGCCGACGACCTGATCGCGACGAGTCACGAGACGGTCGACGCTGCCGGAACCATCCAGCAGCGGGCCGAGCGAACCCGCTCCGTCGTCGGCGACGCCGAGACCGTCGAGGTCGAGGGAGCGGACTACGAGGTCTATCCCGAGTCCAATCCCGGCGTGGCGGCGGGCGGTGACGACGCCGCGGAAGCGGCCGGGGACGGCGGTCGAACCTGGAACTGGCGCCTCGTCTCCGCGGATCGCCGGCTCCTCGCAGACAGCACGGAGTCGTTCGCGGACAGCGAGGCCGCCGAGTCGGCCGCGAGCCGCGTTCGCGAGCAGGCCCTCGCGGCGGACCTCATCGAGTTCGAGCAGGCCGCCTTCCAGCAGTACGAGTCCGGCGGCGAGTGGCGCTGGCGGCTCATCGACGAGGACGGCCAGGTGATGGCCGACTCCGGCGAGGAGTACGGCTCCCGCGAGGAGGTCATGGACGGCATGACGACGCTGAAGGAGAACGCACCCGACGCCGAGGTGCTGGAGATCGACACCGCCGCCTTCGAGATCTACAAGACCGACGCCGGTGAGTACGCCTGGCGGCTCATCGACGAGGCGGGGAAGCTGATCGCGGAGGGCGCGGAGACCCATCCCTCGCGAGCATCCGCACGTGACGCCGTCGACTTCCTCACCGAGAACCTCGAGGACGCCAGGGTCCGCGGGATGGAGACCGCGATCTTCCAGCTCTCGACCGACGTCGAGGCCGACGTCTGGGACTGGTGGCTCGTCGACACCGACGGCACGATCCTCGCGGAGGGCACCGAGCGCTACCCGACCCGCGACGACGCCGTCGCGGCGATCGCTGACGTCAGGGAGGCCGGCGACGGCGCGGAGGTCGACCAGATCGGCGCGCTCACGCTCCAGCTCCGCAACGGCGGCGGCTGGCACTGGCGACTCATCGACCGCGACCGCGAGGCCGTCGCGACGGGCGACCGGACCTACGAGGACCGCGGCTCGGCGCTCACGGACGCCCACGCCGTCATCGACGGCGCCGCCGACGCGCCGGTGTTCGAACTCGGCGACGGCGTGATCTGGGTCGACGAGACCGACGACGGGTGGGGTTGGCGGCTCCTCGACGCGAACCGCGAACCAGTGGCGGTCTCCGCGGAGCGCTACGAGAGCCAGCACGCCGCCGTCGAGGCGGTCGAAGACGTCCAGTCCCGCGCGCCCGACGCCGGGACGCTCGAGTTCGATACGCTCGCCTTCGAACTCCACCGTGACGAGACCGACGGCTGGGCCTGGCGCCTCCTCGACGAGCGCGAGCGGGTCCGCGCCGTCAGCGCCGCGAACTACGAGGTTCGGGACGACGTGACCACGGCGATCGACGAATCCAAGGACGTCGTCGGGCAGGCGAGCATCCTCGAGATCGACGAAGCGGCCTTCGAGTTCCACGAGCGCGGCGGCGGCTGGATCTGGCGCCTCGTCGACGAGAACGGCCGCTCGCTCGCGGAATCGGTCGAGCCGCACCCGTCGAGGCAGGCGGCCCGCGAGGAGATGCTCTCCGTCAAGGAGCACGGCCCCGAGGGCGAAACCGTCGTGACCTGGTAG
- a CDS encoding pantoate kinase has translation MAGEAVSAFVPGHVTGFFAVHEADDPMAAGSTGGGIALADGVTVTVRYGDRETYLDDTSAPIAPVERVREALDVDATVLVESALPPGCGFGVSGAAALGTALAAAKSFELEYSENELISLAHGAEVKAGTGLGDVVAQAKGGIVLRTEPGAPGEGSLDRIPARETVEYLAMDELSTADVLDGDTEELSEIGEQCLQLVRSEPTVETFALASRRFAREAELLTPDVGEAIQGANEAGGDASMAMLGETVFCFGTGLTDAGYDAERTEIDPAGASLLR, from the coding sequence ATGGCAGGCGAGGCGGTCTCGGCGTTCGTCCCCGGCCACGTCACCGGGTTCTTCGCGGTCCACGAGGCCGACGACCCGATGGCGGCTGGCTCCACGGGCGGCGGAATCGCGCTCGCCGACGGCGTGACGGTGACGGTCCGGTACGGCGACCGCGAGACCTACCTCGACGACACGAGCGCACCGATCGCGCCGGTCGAGCGGGTGCGGGAGGCCCTCGACGTCGACGCGACCGTCCTCGTCGAGAGCGCGCTCCCGCCGGGGTGTGGCTTCGGCGTCTCGGGCGCGGCCGCGCTCGGGACGGCGCTCGCCGCCGCGAAGTCCTTCGAACTCGAGTACTCGGAGAACGAACTGATCTCCCTGGCCCACGGCGCGGAGGTAAAGGCCGGCACCGGGCTGGGCGACGTCGTCGCGCAGGCAAAGGGCGGCATCGTCCTGCGAACGGAGCCTGGTGCACCAGGCGAAGGATCCCTCGATCGCATTCCGGCCCGCGAGACCGTCGAGTACCTCGCAATGGACGAACTCTCGACGGCTGACGTACTCGATGGCGACACCGAGGAACTCAGCGAAATCGGCGAACAGTGCCTCCAGCTCGTGCGCTCCGAGCCGACCGTCGAGACGTTCGCGCTCGCTTCGCGCCGGTTCGCCCGCGAGGCGGAGCTGCTGACGCCCGACGTCGGGGAGGCGATCCAGGGCGCGAACGAGGCCGGCGGGGACGCGTCGATGGCGATGCTGGGGGAGACGGTGTTTTGCTTCGGAACTGGTCTCACGGATGCGGGCTACGACGCGGAACGGACGGAGATCGATCCCGCTGGCGCGAGCCTGTTACGGTAG
- a CDS encoding deoxyuridine 5'-triphosphate nucleotidohydrolase, which yields MFRSGAFVADHIRPIDEEQVQPNGVDLTLDAVLEPNEVGRIGRDGKTVAERTEIEPEGEDRVFHLDPGGYVVRYTETVGIPEEHVGFILPRSSLMRNGTTLETAVWDAGYEGKGEGLLQVTHPIEIEQGARFGQIVLAAADHEGLYDGSYQGERLD from the coding sequence ATGTTCCGCTCCGGCGCGTTCGTCGCCGACCACATCCGCCCGATCGACGAGGAGCAGGTCCAGCCCAACGGGGTCGATCTCACCCTGGATGCCGTGCTCGAACCGAACGAAGTCGGACGGATCGGCCGCGACGGCAAGACGGTGGCCGAGCGGACCGAGATCGAACCCGAGGGCGAGGATCGCGTCTTCCACCTCGACCCCGGCGGCTACGTCGTCCGCTACACCGAGACCGTCGGGATTCCCGAGGAGCACGTCGGCTTCATCCTCCCGCGGTCGTCGCTGATGCGCAACGGCACCACCCTCGAGACCGCCGTCTGGGACGCCGGCTACGAGGGCAAAGGGGAGGGCCTGCTGCAGGTCACCCATCCCATCGAGATCGAGCAGGGCGCTCGCTTCGGCCAGATCGTCCTCGCTGCTGCCGATCACGAGGGCCTCTACGACGGGTCCTACCAGGGCGAGCGTCTGGACTGA
- a CDS encoding aconitate hydratase yields the protein MGQTLTEKILDDHLVEGELTPGEEIGIEIDQVLTQDTTGTMVWLQFEAMGLDEVQTEIAAQYCDHQTYQFDFKNTDDHRFLRSAAGTYGAYFSRPGNGICHNVHRENFAAPGKTMLGSDSHTPTPGGLGELAIGAGGIDVTVAMGGAPYYIEMPEVHSVRLEGELPEWATAKDVILELLRRLSVKGGVGKVLEYTGPGVETLSAPERMTITNMGTELGATSSIFPTDERTREYLEKVDREEEFVELQPDDDAEYADEIVVDLSDLEPLIAEPSMPDNVVPVREVAGQDVDQVMVGSCTNGAFADILPAAKMLEGREVNMTTEMIVAPGSKQASEMLARQGWVAEMMAAGVNFSEATCGACIGIGHVPASDSVSLRTFNRNFEGRSGIEDDNVYLCSPEVATAAAIKGEIVDPRDLADELGDLEDPGFELPEEYTGSKTDLITPDEAPDDELVKGPNIGDVPIKDALEADIDGPAILKMGDNITTDHIIPATQDILMYRSNIDKLSEFTLSRVDDTFADRAAAADGGWLVAGENYGQGSSREHAAMCPMYLGIEGVLAQSFARIHRANLFNFGLVPLLIDEDTYEQIEQGDDIAVVDDVHEGVASGKEEFTIRVNDDWEATATLDASERERAMLAAGGKLAWTKQQAEGGSGAAPADD from the coding sequence ATGGGACAAACTCTCACCGAGAAAATTCTCGATGACCACCTCGTCGAGGGCGAGCTGACGCCCGGCGAGGAGATCGGTATCGAGATCGACCAGGTCCTGACCCAGGACACGACGGGGACGATGGTGTGGCTGCAGTTCGAGGCGATGGGCCTTGACGAGGTCCAGACCGAGATCGCTGCCCAGTACTGCGACCACCAGACATACCAGTTCGACTTCAAGAACACCGACGACCACCGCTTCCTGCGCTCTGCGGCCGGTACCTACGGCGCGTACTTCTCTCGCCCCGGCAACGGCATCTGTCACAACGTCCACCGCGAGAACTTCGCGGCGCCCGGCAAGACGATGCTCGGATCGGACTCCCACACGCCGACGCCCGGCGGGCTCGGCGAGCTCGCCATCGGCGCCGGCGGTATCGACGTCACCGTCGCGATGGGCGGCGCGCCCTACTACATCGAGATGCCCGAGGTCCACAGCGTTCGCCTCGAGGGCGAGCTGCCCGAGTGGGCGACCGCGAAGGACGTCATTCTCGAGCTCCTCCGACGGCTGTCCGTAAAGGGCGGCGTCGGCAAGGTGCTCGAGTACACCGGTCCCGGCGTCGAGACCCTGTCCGCGCCCGAGCGGATGACGATCACCAACATGGGCACGGAGCTGGGTGCTACGTCGTCGATCTTCCCGACGGACGAGCGCACCCGCGAGTACCTCGAGAAGGTCGACCGCGAGGAGGAGTTCGTGGAGCTCCAGCCCGACGACGACGCGGAGTACGCCGACGAGATCGTCGTCGACCTGTCGGATCTCGAGCCGCTCATCGCCGAGCCCTCGATGCCCGACAACGTCGTCCCCGTTCGCGAGGTTGCGGGCCAGGACGTCGACCAGGTCATGGTCGGCTCCTGTACGAACGGCGCCTTCGCCGACATCCTGCCCGCCGCGAAGATGCTCGAGGGCCGCGAGGTCAACATGACGACCGAGATGATCGTCGCACCCGGCTCCAAGCAGGCCTCGGAGATGCTGGCCCGGCAGGGCTGGGTCGCCGAGATGATGGCCGCCGGCGTGAACTTCTCGGAAGCCACCTGCGGTGCGTGTATCGGCATCGGTCACGTGCCCGCCTCCGACTCCGTCTCGCTGCGGACCTTCAACCGCAACTTCGAGGGTCGCTCCGGCATCGAGGACGACAACGTCTACCTCTGTAGCCCCGAGGTCGCGACCGCAGCGGCGATCAAGGGCGAAATCGTCGATCCCCGGGACCTCGCCGACGAACTCGGCGACCTCGAGGACCCCGGCTTCGAGCTCCCCGAGGAGTACACCGGCTCCAAGACCGACCTCATCACGCCGGACGAGGCCCCCGACGACGAACTGGTCAAGGGTCCCAACATCGGCGACGTGCCGATCAAGGACGCGCTCGAGGCCGACATCGACGGTCCGGCCATCCTGAAGATGGGCGACAACATCACGACCGACCACATCATCCCTGCGACCCAGGACATCCTGATGTACCGGTCGAACATCGACAAGCTCTCGGAGTTCACCCTCTCCCGCGTCGACGACACCTTCGCCGACCGCGCGGCCGCCGCCGACGGCGGCTGGCTCGTCGCCGGCGAGAACTACGGGCAGGGCTCCTCCCGCGAGCACGCCGCGATGTGCCCGATGTACCTCGGGATCGAGGGCGTCCTCGCACAGAGCTTCGCCCGGATCCACCGCGCGAACCTCTTCAACTTCGGCCTCGTCCCGCTGCTGATCGACGAGGACACCTACGAGCAGATCGAGCAGGGCGACGACATCGCAGTCGTCGACGACGTCCACGAGGGCGTCGCCTCCGGCAAGGAGGAGTTCACCATCCGCGTGAACGACGACTGGGAGGCCACCGCGACCCTCGACGCCTCCGAACGCGAGCGCGCCATGCTCGCCGCCGGCGGCAAACTCGCCTGGACGAAGCAGCAGGCCGAGGGCGGCTCCGGTGCGGCGCCTGCTGACGACTAG
- a CDS encoding elongation factor EF-2, protein MGRRKKIVQQCERLMDNPEQIRNIAIAAHVDHGKTTLTDNLLAGAGMISDETAGEQLAMDTEEDEQERGITIDAANVSMTHEYEDEDYLINLIDTPGHVDFGGDVTRAMRAVDGALVVVDAVEGAMPQTETVLRQALREGVKPTLFINKVDRLISELQEGPEEMQERLLAVIRDVNELIRGMTEEMDDIDEDWTVGVEDGTVGFGSALYKWGVSMPSMQRTGMDFGDIIDLERADKRQELHEKTPLADVVLDMVCEHFPNPIDAQPHRIPRVWRGDPESELAGTMRDVDPEGEVVFMVTDIGVDPHAGEIATGRVFSGTLEEGQELYVSGTAGKNRVQSVGLFMGDEREEVDRVPAGNIASVTGLPDAIAGSTVSSVEMTPFESVDHISEPVITKAVEAKSMDDLPKLIETLRQVSKEDPTIQIEINEDTGEHLISGQGELHLEVQTQRIERNQGIPVKTGEPIVVFREAPQQPTDGEVEGISPNRHNRFYISVEPLDQELIDALKKGEVSMDMPEQERREALQDAGMDKDTSQNVEEIHGANIFVDDTKGIQHLNETMELVIEGLEEALDEGPLAGEPVEGALLRLHDARLHEDTIHRGPAQVIPAVRNAVHRALIHTEIRLLEPIQEVRIDVPNDHMGAASGEIQGRRGRVDDMYQEGDLMVVEGVAPVDEMIGFSSDIRSATEGRASWNTENAGFRVLADNLQRDIIGEIRERKGMKEELPEGVDYI, encoded by the coding sequence ATGGGACGCCGCAAGAAGATCGTCCAACAGTGCGAGCGGCTGATGGACAATCCGGAGCAGATCCGGAACATCGCCATCGCCGCCCACGTGGACCACGGCAAGACGACACTCACTGACAATCTCCTCGCTGGCGCGGGCATGATCTCCGACGAGACCGCCGGCGAGCAGCTCGCGATGGACACCGAGGAGGACGAGCAAGAGCGTGGGATCACCATCGACGCGGCGAACGTCTCGATGACCCACGAGTACGAGGACGAGGATTACCTCATCAACCTCATCGACACCCCCGGCCACGTCGACTTCGGTGGCGACGTCACCCGCGCGATGCGCGCGGTCGACGGTGCGCTGGTGGTCGTCGACGCCGTCGAGGGCGCGATGCCCCAGACGGAGACGGTGCTCCGGCAGGCACTCCGCGAGGGCGTCAAGCCCACGCTGTTCATCAACAAGGTCGACCGCCTCATCTCCGAGCTCCAGGAGGGGCCCGAGGAGATGCAGGAGCGCCTGCTCGCGGTCATCCGCGACGTCAACGAGCTCATCCGCGGGATGACCGAGGAGATGGACGACATCGACGAGGACTGGACCGTCGGCGTCGAGGACGGCACCGTCGGCTTCGGCTCCGCCCTCTACAAGTGGGGCGTCTCGATGCCCTCGATGCAGCGCACTGGGATGGACTTCGGCGACATCATCGACCTCGAGCGCGCCGACAAGCGCCAGGAGCTCCACGAGAAGACGCCCCTGGCGGACGTCGTGCTCGACATGGTCTGTGAGCACTTCCCGAACCCGATCGACGCCCAGCCCCACCGCATTCCCCGGGTCTGGCGCGGCGATCCCGAATCCGAGCTCGCGGGCACGATGCGCGACGTCGACCCCGAGGGCGAAGTGGTCTTCATGGTCACTGACATCGGCGTCGACCCCCACGCCGGCGAGATCGCGACCGGTCGCGTCTTCTCCGGGACCCTCGAGGAGGGCCAGGAGCTGTACGTCTCCGGAACCGCGGGCAAGAACCGCGTCCAGAGCGTCGGCCTCTTCATGGGTGACGAGCGCGAGGAAGTGGATCGCGTCCCCGCGGGGAACATCGCCTCCGTCACGGGCCTGCCCGACGCGATCGCCGGCTCGACGGTCTCCTCCGTCGAGATGACGCCGTTCGAGAGCGTCGACCACATCTCCGAGCCGGTCATCACGAAGGCGGTCGAGGCCAAGAGCATGGACGACCTGCCGAAGCTCATCGAGACGCTGCGTCAGGTCTCCAAGGAGGACCCGACGATCCAGATCGAGATCAACGAGGACACCGGCGAGCACCTCATCTCCGGGCAGGGCGAACTCCACCTCGAGGTCCAGACCCAGCGCATCGAGCGCAACCAGGGGATTCCGGTCAAGACCGGCGAGCCGATCGTCGTCTTCCGCGAGGCGCCCCAGCAGCCCACCGACGGCGAGGTCGAGGGGATCTCCCCGAACCGCCACAACCGCTTCTACATCTCCGTCGAACCCCTCGACCAGGAACTCATCGACGCGCTGAAGAAGGGCGAAGTGTCGATGGACATGCCCGAGCAGGAGCGCCGTGAAGCCCTGCAGGACGCCGGCATGGACAAGGACACCTCCCAGAACGTCGAGGAGATCCACGGCGCCAACATCTTCGTCGACGACACGAAGGGGATCCAGCACCTCAACGAGACGATGGAACTCGTCATCGAGGGCCTCGAAGAGGCGCTCGACGAGGGGCCACTCGCGGGCGAGCCCGTCGAGGGCGCGCTCCTGCGCCTCCACGACGCCCGCCTCCACGAGGACACCATCCACCGCGGTCCCGCGCAGGTCATCCCCGCGGTCCGGAACGCAGTCCACCGCGCCCTGATCCACACCGAGATCCGCCTCCTCGAGCCGATCCAGGAGGTCCGCATCGACGTGCCCAACGACCACATGGGCGCCGCCTCCGGCGAGATCCAGGGCCGTCGCGGCCGCGTCGACGACATGTACCAGGAGGGTGACCTCATGGTCGTCGAGGGCGTCGCGCCCGTCGACGAGATGATCGGCTTCTCCAGCGACATCCGCTCCGCGACCGAGGGCCGAGCGTCCTGGAACACCGAGAACGCCGGCTTCCGCGTGCTGGCCGACAACCTCCAGCGCGACATCATCGGTGAGATTCGCGAGCGCAAGGGCATGAAGGAGGAGCTACCCGAGGGCGTCGACTACATCTAA
- a CDS encoding VOC family protein, with protein sequence MADLAHVNFACADPADLADFWAAALDAERLDLLDDLGLEIVEVPYGPELMFREAPRGTDRDLPIHLDLHAEDRKAEVDRLEQLGAAVRETKTDEEHGTVWTVLEDPAGNGFCVSEGA encoded by the coding sequence ATGGCCGACCTCGCTCACGTCAACTTCGCCTGTGCCGATCCCGCCGACCTCGCCGACTTCTGGGCCGCCGCGCTCGACGCCGAGCGGCTGGACCTGCTCGACGACCTCGGCCTAGAGATCGTCGAAGTACCCTATGGCCCCGAGCTGATGTTCCGGGAGGCGCCACGCGGCACCGACCGCGACCTGCCGATCCACCTCGACCTCCACGCAGAGGATCGCAAAGCCGAGGTCGATCGTCTGGAGCAACTGGGCGCTGCCGTCCGAGAGACGAAGACCGACGAGGAGCACGGCACCGTCTGGACGGTGCTGGAGGATCCAGCTGGGAACGGCTTCTGCGTTAGCGAGGGTGCGTAG
- a CDS encoding Cdc6/Cdc18 family protein: MNENDASAMDESEDAEHADGSGSEGEADDPLGGAGDGDGRAGSDAVGDGSDADREESGLAAATADLPADGAAPGLDDEGGGLFDELLAGERIFEDKEVLRPSYTPNRLPHRGSQINEIATVLVSALRGDTPSNILVYGKTGTGKTASAKYVSQELERSASEYDVDCEVEYINCEVTDTQYRVLAQLGNEFIEDNLERAEDDISELTAIVDAVNVERANELGFEDLAAVRDRIEELRAYTETAEEIPMTGWPTDRVYQAFFEAIDLYERVLVFMFDEIDKLVEKSGDDTLYNLSRINSGLDRSKVSIIGISNDLKFTDFLDPRVKSSLGEEEIVFPPYDAEQISDILDQRAEIAYRQDALEQDVIPLCSAFAAQEHGDARRALDLLRCAGEFAERDGEDCVGAEHVRRAQDKIELDRIVEAVRTLPTQSKLVLLSIIELDEDGESRVTTGEVYNVYRTLAEEAGLDPLTQRRATDLISELDMLGIVNAVVVSKGRYGRTKEISVSVPTDRTREVIEQDARLGEDE, translated from the coding sequence ATGAACGAGAACGACGCTTCCGCGATGGACGAGTCGGAGGACGCCGAACACGCCGACGGATCGGGTTCCGAGGGCGAAGCAGACGACCCGCTCGGCGGCGCGGGCGACGGCGATGGCCGCGCTGGCAGCGACGCGGTCGGCGACGGATCCGACGCCGACCGCGAGGAGTCGGGCCTCGCCGCGGCCACGGCGGACCTGCCGGCCGACGGCGCCGCGCCCGGCCTGGACGACGAGGGCGGTGGCCTCTTCGACGAACTGCTCGCAGGCGAGCGCATCTTCGAGGACAAGGAGGTGCTCCGCCCCTCCTACACGCCCAACCGCCTCCCGCACCGCGGGAGCCAGATCAACGAGATCGCGACCGTCCTCGTCTCCGCGCTCCGGGGCGACACGCCCTCGAACATCCTCGTCTACGGCAAGACCGGGACCGGCAAGACCGCGAGCGCGAAGTACGTCTCCCAGGAACTCGAGCGCTCGGCGTCGGAGTACGACGTCGACTGCGAGGTGGAGTACATCAACTGCGAGGTCACCGACACGCAGTATCGCGTGCTCGCCCAGCTCGGCAACGAGTTCATCGAGGACAACCTCGAGCGCGCGGAGGACGACATCTCGGAACTGACCGCGATCGTCGACGCCGTCAACGTCGAACGCGCCAACGAACTCGGCTTCGAAGACCTCGCCGCGGTCCGCGACCGCATCGAGGAGCTCCGAGCCTACACCGAGACCGCCGAGGAGATTCCGATGACGGGCTGGCCGACCGACCGGGTCTACCAGGCCTTCTTCGAGGCGATCGACCTCTACGAGCGCGTTCTCGTGTTCATGTTCGACGAGATCGACAAACTCGTCGAGAAGTCCGGCGACGACACGCTCTACAACCTCTCACGAATCAACTCCGGCCTCGACCGCTCGAAGGTCTCGATCATCGGCATCTCGAACGACCTCAAGTTCACCGACTTCCTCGACCCGCGCGTCAAGTCCTCGCTGGGCGAGGAGGAGATCGTCTTCCCGCCGTACGACGCCGAGCAGATCTCGGACATCCTCGACCAGCGCGCGGAGATCGCTTACCGCCAGGACGCCCTCGAACAGGACGTCATCCCGCTGTGCTCTGCCTTTGCCGCCCAGGAGCACGGCGACGCCCGCCGCGCACTCGACCTGCTGCGCTGTGCCGGGGAGTTCGCAGAACGCGACGGCGAGGACTGCGTCGGGGCCGAGCACGTCCGGCGCGCCCAGGACAAGATCGAACTCGACCGCATCGTCGAGGCCGTCCGCACGCTCCCGACCCAGTCGAAACTCGTGCTCCTCTCGATCATCGAACTCGACGAGGACGGCGAGTCACGCGTGACCACGGGCGAGGTCTACAACGTCTATCGCACGCTCGCCGAGGAGGCGGGGCTCGATCCCCTCACTCAGCGCCGCGCGACCGACCTGATCTCCGAACTCGACATGCTCGGCATCGTCAACGCCGTCGTCGTCTCGAAGGGCCGCTACGGCCGAACGAAGGAGATCAGCGTGTCGGTGCCGACCGATCGCACGCGGGAAGTCATCGAACAGGACGCGCGGCTGGGTGAGGACGAGTAA